One segment of Natronosalvus halobius DNA contains the following:
- a CDS encoding MarR family transcriptional regulator has translation MVDVLDNKRAATRFRILVEIAERQPAVSQGEIAAEVGVTSQAVSEYIRDLVEDGFVEKEGRSRYRVTNEGVDWLFQAAGDVRRFADHVTEDILGAMGEDAAIASADLEAGDPVSLTVEDGLLHAAPGEAGPATGVATTDAAAGSDVGVTSFEGVIDLEPGSVTVWQVPPVRAGGSQSATLEAIADGCADADLVLATGVEAIVALDEADVEPAVTFAVGAVAADAAERGLDTAVVATTDAVGRVTDVLRDGDVAYEVLEG, from the coding sequence ATGGTCGACGTTCTCGACAACAAACGCGCCGCGACGCGGTTTCGAATCCTCGTCGAGATCGCTGAACGGCAACCGGCCGTCAGCCAGGGCGAAATCGCCGCGGAAGTCGGCGTCACCAGTCAGGCCGTCAGCGAGTACATCCGCGACCTCGTCGAGGACGGTTTCGTCGAGAAGGAGGGACGCTCTCGCTACCGCGTCACGAACGAGGGCGTCGACTGGCTCTTCCAGGCCGCCGGCGACGTCCGCCGGTTCGCCGACCACGTCACCGAGGACATCCTCGGCGCCATGGGCGAGGACGCCGCCATCGCCAGCGCCGACCTCGAGGCCGGCGACCCCGTCTCGCTCACCGTCGAAGACGGCCTCCTCCACGCGGCCCCCGGCGAGGCCGGTCCCGCGACCGGCGTCGCGACCACCGACGCCGCCGCCGGATCGGACGTCGGCGTCACGAGTTTCGAGGGCGTCATCGATCTCGAGCCCGGTTCCGTGACGGTCTGGCAGGTTCCACCGGTCCGAGCAGGCGGCAGCCAGTCGGCGACCCTCGAGGCCATCGCGGACGGCTGTGCCGACGCGGATCTGGTCCTGGCGACGGGCGTCGAGGCCATCGTCGCCCTCGACGAGGCCGACGTCGAACCGGCGGTCACGTTCGCCGTCGGGGCCGTCGCCGCCGACGCCGCCGAACGCGGCCTCGACACCGCCGTCGTCGCCACCACCGACGCCGTCGGGCGCGTCACCGACGTGCTCAGAGACGGCGACGTGGCCTACGAAGTGCTCGAGGGGTGA
- a CDS encoding J domain-containing protein: MPTSVLEVIPPAVLWGLVLGGIFTGVAATLFVVGERLFPSRVTTSESKYSSERRRRGEIRTYLQEIDERYLEEWKLEDAAETVAFYLPDRDVAVTFDAEAFVRLQACTGTHLILAEHEMPGVHLADRLPFEVPSLEHEREYGTMTVEGRLKRAYEALGVSTTADAEAIREAYRERVKAVHPDHGGDEESFQRVQEAYATVREHAD, encoded by the coding sequence GTGCCAACGAGCGTCCTCGAGGTGATCCCGCCGGCGGTTCTGTGGGGGCTCGTCCTCGGCGGGATTTTCACCGGGGTCGCCGCGACGCTCTTCGTCGTCGGCGAACGGTTGTTCCCGAGTCGCGTCACCACCAGCGAGAGCAAGTACTCGAGCGAGCGACGACGCCGTGGCGAGATTCGGACGTATCTGCAGGAGATCGACGAACGCTACCTCGAGGAGTGGAAACTTGAGGACGCAGCCGAGACGGTGGCGTTCTATTTGCCCGACCGTGACGTCGCCGTCACCTTCGACGCGGAGGCGTTCGTCCGGCTCCAGGCGTGCACCGGCACGCACCTCATCCTGGCCGAACACGAGATGCCTGGCGTCCATCTGGCCGATCGACTCCCGTTCGAGGTACCGTCCCTCGAGCACGAGCGCGAGTACGGGACGATGACCGTCGAGGGCCGCCTGAAGCGGGCCTACGAGGCCCTCGGCGTCTCGACGACGGCGGACGCGGAGGCGATCCGCGAGGCCTACCGCGAGCGGGTCAAAGCCGTCCACCCCGACCACGGCGGCGACGAGGAATCGTTCCAGCGGGTCCAGGAGGCGTACGCGACGGTGCGAGAACACGCCGACTAG
- a CDS encoding proteasome assembly chaperone family protein has translation MDELDIEAVAETTLDEPVLIEGLPGVGHVGKLVADHLLEELEAESTLVRRIYSQEFPPQVTVEDGVTSLTCAEVHAVTPEEGRDVLVLTGDHQAQTNAGHYVLTDAFLDVAEDFDATELYALGGVPTGELIDEYAVLGAVTDESLIEPLEDVGVEFREDEPAGGIVGVSGLLLGIGERRGFEATCLMGETSGYLVDPKSARAVLEVLEARLGFDVDYDPLDERADEMEEVIGKIQEMEQQQQAMDVPNDDDLRYFG, from the coding sequence ATGGACGAACTCGATATCGAGGCGGTCGCCGAGACGACACTCGACGAACCGGTGTTGATCGAGGGACTACCCGGCGTCGGCCACGTCGGGAAACTCGTCGCCGACCACCTGCTCGAGGAACTCGAGGCCGAGAGCACCCTCGTTCGGCGGATCTACTCCCAGGAGTTCCCGCCACAGGTGACGGTCGAAGACGGCGTCACCAGTCTGACCTGCGCGGAGGTCCACGCGGTGACGCCCGAGGAGGGCCGAGACGTGCTCGTCCTGACGGGCGATCACCAGGCCCAGACCAACGCGGGCCACTACGTCCTCACCGACGCGTTTCTCGACGTCGCCGAGGACTTCGACGCGACGGAGTTGTACGCCCTCGGCGGCGTTCCGACGGGCGAGCTCATCGACGAGTACGCCGTCCTCGGTGCGGTCACCGACGAGTCGCTAATCGAACCCCTCGAGGACGTCGGTGTCGAGTTCCGCGAAGACGAACCGGCGGGCGGCATCGTCGGTGTCTCTGGGCTGTTGCTCGGCATCGGGGAGCGTCGCGGGTTCGAGGCGACCTGTCTCATGGGCGAGACCAGTGGCTACCTCGTCGATCCCAAGAGCGCTCGTGCCGTCCTGGAGGTGCTCGAGGCACGACTCGGGTTCGATGTCGACTACGACCCCCTGGACGAGCGCGCCGACGAGATGGAGGAGGTCATCGGCAAGATCCAGGAGATGGAACAGCAACAGCAGGCGATGGACGTTCCGAACGACGACGACCTGCGGTACTTCGGCTGA
- a CDS encoding RNA-protein complex protein Nop10 has translation MKSDIRICSAWQSVHDRPVYTLSDSCPECGADAVNSAPAPFDPEDRNGEYRRALKRRVR, from the coding sequence ATGAAATCCGACATTCGCATCTGTTCGGCCTGGCAGTCGGTTCACGACCGGCCGGTCTACACGCTCTCTGATTCCTGCCCCGAGTGCGGTGCCGACGCGGTCAACAGTGCCCCCGCGCCGTTCGACCCCGAGGATCGAAACGGAGAGTACCGACGTGCTCTTAAACGTCGCGTCCGCTGA
- a CDS encoding translation initiation factor IF-2 subunit alpha, whose translation MKYSGWPEPGELVVGKIDEIEDFGVFVDLEEYQDKRGLIHISEVASGWIKNVRDHVREGQIAVCKVLDVDESHEQIDLSLKDVNDHQRSDKIQEWKNEQKADNWMEIAFGEDIADEEYIGIANELLGAYGTLYDGFKQAAIHGDEALQDTDLDDDERDAIVEAARENVSVPYVNVTGYVDLENPSPSGVDGIRSALEAAEGNGEIPDGVELDVTYVGAPEYRIKVRAPNYKTAESVLEASAERAVDAIEAEGGEGEYHRERRTDDE comes from the coding sequence ATGAAGTACAGCGGCTGGCCCGAACCGGGCGAACTCGTCGTCGGCAAGATCGACGAGATCGAGGACTTTGGCGTGTTCGTCGACCTCGAGGAGTACCAGGACAAGCGCGGCCTGATCCACATCTCGGAGGTTGCCAGCGGCTGGATCAAGAACGTCCGCGATCACGTTCGAGAGGGCCAGATCGCCGTCTGCAAGGTCCTCGACGTCGACGAGTCCCACGAGCAGATCGACCTCTCGCTCAAGGACGTCAACGACCACCAGCGCTCCGACAAGATCCAGGAGTGGAAAAACGAGCAAAAGGCCGACAACTGGATGGAGATCGCCTTCGGCGAGGACATCGCCGACGAGGAGTACATCGGCATCGCCAACGAACTTCTGGGTGCGTACGGCACGCTCTACGACGGGTTCAAACAGGCGGCCATCCACGGCGACGAGGCTCTCCAGGACACGGATCTCGACGACGACGAGCGCGACGCCATCGTGGAGGCGGCCCGCGAGAACGTCTCGGTGCCGTACGTCAACGTCACCGGCTACGTCGACCTCGAAAATCCCTCCCCGAGCGGCGTCGACGGGATTCGATCGGCGCTCGAGGCCGCCGAGGGGAACGGCGAGATCCCCGACGGCGTCGAACTCGACGTGACCTACGTCGGGGCGCCCGAGTACCGGATCAAGGTCCGTGCGCCGAACTACAAGACCGCCGAGAGCGTCCTCGAGGCCAGCGCCGAACGAGCGGTCGATGCGATCGAAGCCGAGGGCGGAGAGGGCGAGTACCACCGCGAGCGACGAACCGACGACGAGTAG
- a CDS encoding 30S ribosomal protein S27e produces the protein MAGSYYRVRCSDCENEQIVFGKAASEVACAVCGTTLAVPTGGKAEIDHEILETVESR, from the coding sequence ATGGCAGGAAGCTACTACCGCGTCCGATGCAGCGACTGTGAGAACGAACAGATCGTCTTCGGCAAGGCGGCCTCGGAGGTCGCCTGCGCCGTCTGTGGGACCACGCTCGCCGTCCCCACCGGCGGGAAGGCCGAGATCGACCACGAAATCCTCGAAACCGTCGAGTCACGATGA
- a CDS encoding 50S ribosomal protein L44e, with protein MQMPRRFNTYCPHCQAHHQHEVEKVRTGRQTGMKQIADRQRARKLSTIGNSGKFSKVPSGNKPTKKTDLKYRCNECGKAHLREGWRAGRLEFQE; from the coding sequence ATGCAGATGCCACGCCGTTTCAATACGTACTGTCCGCACTGCCAGGCCCACCACCAGCACGAGGTCGAGAAGGTCCGAACCGGCCGCCAGACCGGCATGAAGCAGATTGCCGACCGACAGCGTGCCCGGAAGCTCTCGACGATCGGAAACTCCGGAAAGTTCTCGAAGGTGCCAAGTGGGAACAAACCGACGAAAAAGACCGACCTCAAGTACCGCTGCAACGAGTGCGGCAAGGCCCACCTCCGCGAGGGATGGCGCGCCGGCCGACTCGAGTTCCAGGAGTGA
- a CDS encoding HAH_0734 family protein — translation MKRLIIHGDPGIRKGAVVEHDGEELVCFGISRNGEWHGPDRVQLWCTVGEEGEFEDFQRRNFTPHWLDVVRADASEITVLEAKGDLFV, via the coding sequence ATGAAGCGGCTCATCATCCACGGGGACCCCGGCATTCGAAAGGGCGCGGTCGTCGAACACGACGGGGAGGAACTGGTGTGTTTCGGCATCAGTCGCAACGGCGAGTGGCACGGACCCGACCGGGTCCAGCTCTGGTGCACCGTCGGCGAGGAAGGCGAGTTCGAGGACTTCCAGCGCCGCAACTTCACGCCCCACTGGCTCGATGTCGTCCGCGCGGACGCGAGCGAGATTACAGTTCTCGAGGCGAAAGGCGACCTCTTCGTCTGA
- a CDS encoding ABC transporter substrate-binding protein, whose protein sequence is MPHKDLKAPGAHRREVLLLAGAAGAAGLAGCMSGDDNGNGNGNNTGNGNGDDDDDDVSDDISDQADVSDREIQPDWIAPSASEAQDLNPLRINDTTSSARLAPLLDGPYGLDENDEFYGYWFEDYETEDNKTWTFHLRDNLEWGDDYGQMTTEDWVFHIENVAQNEDNWAAHVNQSNWDDVESVTAVDDTTLEIEIAAADPLFVRQPTFWGTYILPKGLVEPYFQDYQDGNEEAGEELNSSDAVQQLTYTGNLGPYTFEERAVEDRFVAVRNEDYYKRGDDEDWEDAPYFDQYTINILEEESTRLAEFETGGLSTVGIPADQVENYQGQDDYTLVESATPYCSILAFNQRANGWEELRKREVRRALSMAIDKETVANDIYRGYAIPAQTFQPEYSDFYDDSEVDPVGVGDTYDVDEARSLLEENLSDGYSYDGDALLDPDGDQVVLSFVYTNGSPLTEDSARYIADALGGLGIDVDSNGVPFNTMLEQYAMVAEDGEPQGIFNDPEAEDPQALSSAREWDMMWGIGFNTYPRSPGSIAAFWTASSGTNFYGYVPEEDLGSMIQEGATATDEAEQQEIFAEVFGILSRDLPVNFMHFQDDIYGYQNEVVFTEDPSPSWGYKSNSWWMTDDPHN, encoded by the coding sequence ATGCCTCATAAAGACTTGAAGGCACCCGGCGCCCACCGCCGGGAGGTGCTACTGCTTGCAGGTGCTGCAGGTGCTGCTGGACTTGCAGGCTGTATGAGCGGTGACGATAACGGTAACGGCAACGGGAATAACACCGGTAACGGCAACGGCGACGATGACGACGACGACGTCAGCGACGACATCAGCGATCAGGCCGACGTGAGCGACCGGGAGATCCAGCCCGACTGGATCGCGCCCTCCGCCTCCGAAGCCCAGGACCTGAACCCGCTTCGAATCAACGACACGACGTCGTCGGCTCGACTCGCGCCGCTGCTCGACGGCCCATACGGCCTCGACGAAAACGACGAGTTCTACGGCTACTGGTTCGAAGACTACGAAACCGAGGACAACAAGACGTGGACGTTCCACCTCCGCGACAACCTCGAATGGGGCGACGACTACGGTCAGATGACAACCGAGGACTGGGTCTTCCACATCGAGAACGTCGCTCAAAACGAGGACAACTGGGCCGCTCACGTCAACCAGTCGAACTGGGACGACGTCGAGAGCGTCACGGCAGTCGACGACACGACCCTCGAAATCGAGATCGCGGCAGCGGATCCACTGTTCGTTCGGCAGCCGACCTTCTGGGGAACGTACATCCTGCCGAAGGGGCTCGTCGAACCGTACTTCCAGGACTATCAGGACGGAAACGAGGAGGCCGGTGAGGAACTCAACAGTTCCGACGCCGTCCAGCAGCTGACGTACACGGGGAACCTCGGTCCGTACACGTTCGAGGAACGAGCCGTCGAGGACCGTTTCGTCGCCGTCCGTAACGAGGACTACTACAAACGCGGCGACGACGAGGACTGGGAGGACGCACCGTACTTCGACCAGTATACGATCAACATCCTCGAAGAGGAGAGCACGCGACTCGCGGAGTTCGAGACGGGTGGCCTCTCGACGGTCGGCATCCCGGCCGACCAGGTCGAGAACTACCAGGGTCAGGACGACTACACCCTCGTGGAATCCGCGACGCCGTACTGTAGTATCCTCGCGTTCAACCAGCGCGCAAACGGCTGGGAGGAACTGCGAAAGCGCGAAGTTCGACGCGCCCTCTCGATGGCCATCGACAAGGAGACGGTCGCCAACGACATCTACCGCGGATACGCGATTCCTGCGCAGACGTTCCAGCCGGAGTACTCTGACTTCTACGACGACAGCGAGGTCGACCCCGTCGGCGTCGGCGATACCTACGACGTAGACGAGGCCCGGTCGCTGCTCGAGGAGAACCTGAGCGACGGATACAGCTACGACGGCGACGCGCTCCTCGACCCCGACGGCGATCAGGTCGTCCTGTCGTTCGTCTACACGAACGGGTCGCCGCTCACCGAGGACTCCGCGCGATACATTGCGGACGCGCTCGGAGGCCTCGGCATCGACGTCGACTCGAACGGCGTGCCGTTCAACACGATGCTCGAGCAGTACGCGATGGTCGCCGAGGATGGCGAGCCACAGGGTATCTTCAACGACCCCGAGGCGGAGGATCCACAGGCGCTGTCCAGCGCCCGGGAGTGGGATATGATGTGGGGAATTGGATTCAACACGTACCCACGGTCTCCGGGATCGATCGCCGCCTTCTGGACGGCTTCGTCCGGAACCAACTTCTACGGCTACGTCCCCGAAGAGGACCTCGGATCGATGATCCAGGAAGGAGCGACGGCGACCGACGAGGCCGAACAACAGGAAATCTTCGCCGAAGTGTTCGGCATCCTGAGCCGCGACCTCCCGGTCAACTTCATGCACTTCCAGGACGACATCTACGGCTACCAGAACGAGGTCGTCTTCACCGAGGATCCGTCCCCGTCATGGGGGTACAAGAGTAACTCCTGGTGGATGACCGACGACCCGCACAACTGA
- a CDS encoding ABC transporter permease produces MSMTWYIGRRLAWALLASFIIMSVTFGFLTASPNPATSTVAWEAAQEGDNPEDAIETYEQTRGENRPLSEQYIDFMVSMYTLDWGDSYTYDTDVMEVIGNSWVYSALIVVPSTIIAVVVGFAVGIYSSTHQYTKSDYAATFFAFFGISVPNFWLSIMLILIFGVMLQWLPASYSPDRSMAFWSLEHVKYLIMPIFVLTTAAVASEMRYARAETLEYVNAEWVKSARAKGVSEWRIMYHHIFRPATPVLITILVADFVGIIFSTAYIVEVIFGIPGLGLVSYNALIRMDTPLVLATTLVPVILAILANLLQDILYTVLDPRISYEARN; encoded by the coding sequence ATGAGTATGACGTGGTACATCGGTCGTCGACTGGCCTGGGCGCTCCTGGCGTCGTTTATCATCATGAGCGTCACGTTCGGCTTTCTGACGGCCTCGCCGAACCCGGCGACGAGTACGGTCGCCTGGGAAGCCGCCCAGGAGGGGGACAATCCGGAGGACGCGATCGAGACCTACGAGCAAACGCGGGGGGAAAATCGACCGCTGAGCGAACAGTACATCGATTTCATGGTCTCGATGTACACGCTCGACTGGGGTGATTCCTATACCTACGACACGGACGTCATGGAGGTCATCGGCAACTCCTGGGTGTACTCGGCGCTCATCGTAGTCCCCTCGACGATCATCGCGGTCGTGGTCGGTTTCGCCGTCGGGATCTACTCCTCGACGCACCAGTACACCAAGTCGGACTACGCCGCGACGTTCTTCGCGTTCTTCGGCATCAGCGTCCCGAACTTCTGGCTATCGATCATGCTCATCCTCATCTTCGGGGTGATGTTACAGTGGTTACCGGCCAGTTACTCGCCCGACAGGAGCATGGCGTTCTGGTCGCTCGAGCACGTAAAGTACCTCATCATGCCCATCTTCGTCCTTACGACGGCGGCGGTCGCCTCCGAGATGCGATACGCACGGGCGGAGACACTCGAGTACGTCAACGCGGAGTGGGTCAAGAGCGCTCGAGCGAAGGGGGTTAGCGAGTGGCGGATCATGTACCACCACATCTTCCGTCCGGCGACGCCGGTGTTGATCACCATCTTGGTGGCCGACTTCGTCGGGATCATCTTCTCGACGGCGTACATCGTCGAGGTGATCTTCGGCATCCCCGGACTGGGGCTGGTCAGCTACAACGCGTTGATTCGGATGGATACGCCGCTGGTCCTGGCGACGACGCTGGTCCCGGTTATCCTGGCGATTCTCGCGAACCTGCTCCAGGACATCCTGTACACCGTGCTCGATCCACGAATTAGCTACGAGGCGAGAAACTGA
- a CDS encoding ABC transporter permease, with protein sequence MATDTTTSDALEVTSIDWEEYDQGRFRLDRRTIGTYGSLLLVGLLWLYDYFFIPERLPIVDVNLGLFELSFNPNNVDWLFLMTLVAVFWFVVAPLWENKRMTMYYWKKFRQNTAAVLSLYFLSGIFLVGALGPRIIGQPEPDWGNLLVPPVFFGGTWAHPFGTHRTGEDILEIVVAGAEVSFQVGLIATLFSVVLAAIVGATAAFMGGWADALLMRFVDLLMTFPTFFLIILLIYIYGGSLFLLIIILAFTGWGGTARLIRSEALQRSEEEYISAAEAAGASRAYIIRRHILPNVSNTIITAATLLIPGMILTEAIIAFLGFGDPDVWSWGRIIAAGRGNLADAWWIATIPGIFLFFTVLSFNFLGDALRDALDPRHETEQ encoded by the coding sequence ATGGCAACTGATACGACCACATCCGACGCACTCGAGGTCACGTCCATCGACTGGGAGGAGTACGACCAGGGACGGTTCAGACTGGACCGTCGAACGATCGGTACGTACGGATCGCTCCTGCTGGTCGGATTGCTCTGGCTGTACGATTACTTCTTCATCCCGGAACGGCTCCCGATCGTCGACGTCAACCTGGGACTGTTCGAGCTATCGTTCAACCCGAACAACGTCGACTGGCTGTTCCTGATGACGCTCGTCGCCGTGTTCTGGTTCGTCGTGGCGCCGCTGTGGGAGAACAAGCGGATGACGATGTACTACTGGAAGAAATTCAGGCAAAATACCGCCGCCGTCTTGAGCCTGTACTTCCTCTCGGGCATCTTCCTCGTCGGCGCCCTCGGTCCGCGTATCATTGGGCAACCCGAGCCGGACTGGGGGAATCTGCTCGTTCCGCCGGTGTTCTTCGGGGGCACCTGGGCCCACCCCTTCGGCACCCACCGGACTGGCGAGGACATCCTCGAGATCGTCGTCGCCGGGGCCGAAGTGAGCTTCCAGGTTGGACTCATCGCGACGCTGTTCAGCGTCGTACTGGCAGCTATCGTCGGTGCCACGGCGGCCTTTATGGGTGGCTGGGCCGACGCCCTGCTGATGCGGTTCGTCGACCTGTTGATGACGTTCCCGACGTTCTTCCTGATCATCCTGTTGATCTACATCTACGGCGGGAGCCTGTTCTTACTCATCATCATCCTCGCGTTCACCGGTTGGGGCGGGACGGCCCGGCTAATCAGGAGCGAGGCGCTCCAGCGAAGCGAGGAGGAATACATCAGCGCCGCGGAGGCGGCCGGGGCGAGCCGGGCGTACATTATCCGGCGGCACATCCTCCCGAACGTCTCGAACACGATCATTACGGCCGCGACCCTGCTGATTCCCGGCATGATCCTGACGGAGGCGATCATCGCGTTCCTCGGGTTCGGCGATCCCGACGTCTGGTCGTGGGGTCGGATTATCGCCGCGGGCCGAGGAAACCTCGCTGACGCGTGGTGGATCGCGACGATTCCAGGAATTTTCCTGTTCTTCACCGTGCTGTCGTTCAACTTCCTCGGTGACGCACTTCGAGACGCACTCGACCCACGACACGAGACAGAACAATGA
- a CDS encoding ABC transporter ATP-binding protein, with the protein MTDDSLLSVRDLHTVFHTDEGTVHAVDGVSFDVERGETVCIVGESGSGKSVTTESITRILKMPPGEIASGEIVFDGQDVTAMSDKEIRRIRGGRISHIFQNPQSALNPVYTIGAQIREAINTHQDLSKAAARERSIELLDEVGIPEAASRVDDYPHEFSGGMKQRAIIAMALACEPDLLIADEPTTALDVTIESQILDLLMDLQEEFDMSIVFVTHDLGVVAEIADRVIVMYAGKVMERADVYELFDNPAHPYTRALLKCLPGSSGTIEPIGGTLPSVLNPPDGCRFADRCPYAIDDCTVGDQPDLVPATTGEHTVSCLYYHDGYDESVVLEERPQNGANATRSRPVSGPGGDRR; encoded by the coding sequence ATGACTGACGATTCACTACTCTCCGTTCGCGACCTGCACACGGTGTTTCACACGGACGAAGGCACGGTTCACGCCGTCGACGGCGTCAGCTTCGACGTCGAGCGCGGTGAAACCGTCTGTATCGTCGGCGAAAGCGGGAGCGGGAAGTCCGTAACCACCGAATCAATCACTCGAATCCTCAAGATGCCGCCAGGAGAGATCGCCAGCGGAGAGATCGTCTTCGACGGCCAGGACGTAACGGCTATGTCGGACAAGGAGATTCGCCGGATTCGAGGCGGGCGAATCAGCCACATCTTCCAGAACCCACAGAGCGCACTCAATCCGGTGTACACCATCGGCGCCCAGATACGCGAGGCGATCAACACTCATCAGGATCTCTCGAAGGCGGCCGCCCGCGAACGATCGATCGAACTGCTCGACGAGGTCGGCATTCCGGAAGCGGCCTCCCGTGTCGACGACTATCCCCACGAGTTCAGCGGCGGAATGAAACAGCGGGCGATCATCGCGATGGCGCTCGCGTGCGAACCCGACCTCCTGATCGCCGACGAACCGACGACGGCGCTCGACGTCACCATCGAATCGCAGATTCTCGACTTGCTGATGGACCTCCAGGAGGAGTTCGACATGTCGATCGTTTTCGTCACGCACGACCTCGGCGTCGTCGCCGAGATCGCCGACCGCGTCATCGTCATGTACGCTGGGAAAGTCATGGAACGGGCCGACGTCTACGAACTCTTCGACAACCCGGCCCACCCCTACACGCGAGCCCTGCTCAAGTGCCTCCCTGGCAGCAGCGGAACGATCGAACCGATCGGTGGGACGCTTCCGAGTGTCCTGAATCCGCCTGACGGCTGCCGGTTCGCCGATCGGTGCCCCTACGCGATCGACGACTGTACCGTCGGGGATCAGCCGGACCTCGTTCCCGCGACGACCGGCGAGCACACCGTCTCCTGTCTCTACTACCACGACGGCTACGACGAGTCGGTCGTCCTCGAAGAGCGCCCCCAGAACGGCGCGAACGCGACGCGCTCACGGCCGGTTTCGGGCCCCGGAGGTGATCGTCGATGA
- a CDS encoding ABC transporter ATP-binding protein: MSAPGPNPLLEVRDLEKHYPITKGILKREVGRVRAVDGIDITVERGQTVGLVGESGCGKSTAATTILQLEKATGGQVLFDGEDVTEFGKRDMKRFRRRAQMIFQDPDSSFDPRMSIGESVAEPLLVNGMDDRQRRRRIVEQLLVRVGLQASDADRYPHEFSGGQKQRIALARALSVNPDLLVADEPVSALDVSIQAEILSIMEELQTEFGLGILIISHNLGVIREICDRVGVMYLGQIVEEGPTEEIFNDPQHPYTRALISSIPVPDPHLSRDDVALSGDVPSPSNPPKGCRFHTRCPEVIQPDAYDFDQETWRHVMDYKYRVQDGSLDAESILESVVTEEDAYDEPNEVSFEPFESRLRSEFSIPAPLPDERAEDVFDRSVRSVYDGDLEAAASLLREEFGTVCRQETPAEVHVASDHRAVCHLAEAETTVETPARSSD; this comes from the coding sequence ATGAGTGCTCCGGGTCCGAACCCGCTCCTCGAGGTACGCGACCTCGAGAAGCACTACCCGATCACGAAGGGCATTCTCAAGCGCGAGGTCGGGCGCGTCCGCGCCGTCGACGGGATCGACATCACCGTCGAGCGCGGACAGACGGTCGGCCTGGTCGGTGAGTCCGGCTGTGGCAAGTCGACAGCCGCGACCACCATCCTCCAGCTCGAGAAGGCGACGGGCGGGCAGGTCCTCTTCGACGGAGAAGACGTCACCGAGTTCGGAAAGCGGGACATGAAGCGGTTCCGTCGGCGCGCCCAGATGATCTTCCAGGATCCGGACTCGAGTTTCGACCCGCGGATGTCGATCGGCGAATCGGTGGCCGAACCGTTGCTCGTCAACGGGATGGACGACCGACAGCGGCGACGACGGATCGTCGAACAGCTCCTCGTCAGGGTCGGCCTACAGGCGTCGGACGCGGATCGCTATCCCCACGAGTTCAGCGGTGGCCAGAAGCAGCGAATCGCGCTCGCCCGGGCGCTGTCGGTCAATCCCGACCTCCTCGTCGCCGACGAGCCGGTGTCGGCGCTGGACGTCTCGATCCAGGCGGAGATCCTCTCGATCATGGAAGAACTCCAGACGGAGTTCGGTCTGGGAATCCTGATCATCAGCCACAACCTCGGCGTCATCCGGGAGATCTGTGATCGCGTCGGTGTGATGTACCTCGGCCAGATCGTCGAGGAGGGGCCCACCGAGGAGATATTCAACGATCCACAGCACCCCTACACGCGGGCGCTGATCTCCTCGATTCCGGTCCCCGACCCGCACCTGAGCCGCGACGACGTCGCGCTATCGGGGGACGTCCCGAGCCCGTCGAACCCACCGAAGGGATGTCGGTTCCACACCCGCTGTCCCGAAGTGATCCAGCCCGACGCGTACGACTTCGACCAGGAGACCTGGCGGCACGTCATGGACTACAAGTACCGCGTCCAGGACGGATCGCTCGACGCCGAATCGATTCTCGAGAGCGTCGTCACGGAGGAAGACGCGTACGACGAGCCGAACGAGGTTTCGTTCGAGCCGTTCGAATCGCGACTTCGGTCGGAGTTCTCGATTCCGGCTCCGCTTCCCGACGAGCGGGCCGAGGACGTCTTCGATCGGTCGGTACGCTCCGTCTACGACGGGGACCTCGAGGCGGCGGCGTCGCTCCTTCGCGAGGAGTTCGGGACCGTCTGTCGCCAGGAGACGCCGGCGGAGGTTCACGTTGCGTCCGACCACCGGGCGGTCTGTCACCTCGCGGAAGCGGAAACCACGGTCGAAACGCCGGCTCGCTCGAGCGATTGA